A genome region from Pristis pectinata isolate sPriPec2 chromosome 4, sPriPec2.1.pri, whole genome shotgun sequence includes the following:
- the rars1 gene encoding arginine--tRNA ligase, cytoplasmic produces the protein MASLVGKYGARLKEQEKEIKSLIAEIESLKNPVVLDFSLGLSEMLEENAKLKYRLNVLKRSLQEEESKAGTSMINVNQRLQNIFRIAIKLAYPHLENPPLAVTPSQSSKFGDYQCNSAMAISQILKAKGEKSNPREIAQKIVSNIPKNDIIENIDIAGPGFINVDLKREFVSKLLKDLLVNGVQPPLVGPKKKVVVDFSSPNIAKEMHVGHLRSTIIGDSMCRLFEFVGYDVLRLNHIGDWGTQFGMLIAHLYDKFPDYLAVSPPIGDLQMFYKESKKRFDEDEAFKKRAYQCVVQLQNHNPDVIKAWNLICDVSRKEFQKIYKSLDIKLIERGESYYQDMMNDVVKLFEEKGLVQLDEGRKIVFPPGCSVPLTIVKSDGGYTYDTSDLAALRQRIFDEKADIIIYVVDNGQSVHFQTVFAAAQMIGWYDPKEIRVEHTGFGVVLGEDKKKFKTRSGETVRLADLLEEGLKRSMDKLLEKERDKVLTPEELQAAKEAVAFGCIKYADLSHNRTNDYVFSFDKMLDDRGNTAAYLLYAFTRIRSITRLANIDDATLQKAAAEATILLTHEKEWKLGKCILRFPEILHKILDDLYLHTLCDYLFELATTFTEFYDNCYCVEKDRQTGEVIKVNMWRMLLCEATAAVMAKGFAILGLKPVQRM, from the exons AGTCTGCAAGAAGAGGAAAGCAAAGCAGGAACCAGCATGATAAACGTCAATCAACGATTGCAGAATATATTCCGCATTGCCATTAAGCTTGCCTATCCACATCTCGAAAACCCACCATTAGCAGTTACACCAAGCCAAAGTTCAAAATTTGGAGATTATCAATGCAATAGTGCCATGGCAATATCTCAG ATCTTGAAAGCCAAGGGAGAGAAGAGTAATCCCAGAGAGATTGCTCAGAAAATTGTCAGTAACATTCCAAAAAATGATATAATTGAAAACATTGATATTGCTGGACCAG GTTTTATCAATGTTGATCTGAAAAGAGAATTTGTCTCCAAACTGCTGAAGGATCTACTAGTAAACGGAGTTCAGCCTCCCTTGGTAGGACCAAAGAAAAAG GTGGTGGTAGATTTCTCTTCTCCCAATATTGCCAAAGAGATGCATGTGGGTCATCTGCGATCAACCATCATCGGTGACAGCATGTGTCGCTTATTTGAGTTTGTTGGATATGATGTTTTAAG GTTAAATCATATTGGTGACTGGGGAACACAGTTTGGGATGTTGATTGCTCACTTGTACGACAAGTTTCCAGATTACCTTGCTGTTTCCCCTCCAATTGGTGATCTTCAGATGTTCTATAAA GAATCCAAAAAAAGATTTGATGAAGACGAAGCCTTTAAGAAGCGGGCTTACCAGTGTGTGGTACAGCTACAGAACCACAATCCAGATGTTATTAAGGCATGGAATCTGATCTGTGATGTTTCTCGAAAGG aattccaaaaaatttacaagagtctgGATATAAAACTAATTGAGAGGGGAGAATCGTACTATCAAGACATGATGAATGATGTTGTAAAATTATTTGAGGAAAAAG GTTTAGTCCAACTTGATGAAGGCCGAAAGATTGTTTTTCCACCAGGCTGCTCAGTGCCCCTGACGATAGTAAAATCAGATGGAGGTTACACATATGACACATCAGATTTAGCTGCTCTTCGACAAAGGATTTTTGATGAGAAGGCTGATATCATTATCTACGTTGTAGATAATGGGCAG AGCGTCCATTTCCAGACAGTCTTTGCAGCTGCACAGATGATCGGCTGGTATGATCCCAAGGAAATCAGAGTAGAACATACTGGATTTGGTGTGGTATTAGGTGAAGATAA AAAGAAGTTTAAAACTAGATCAGGAGAAACTGTGAGATTAGCTGACCTACTGGAGGAGGGTCTGAAAAGATCAATGGATAAGCTGCTGGAAAAAGAGCGAGACAAG GTTTTGACTCCTGAGGAGCTTCAGGCAGCAAAAGAGGCTGTGGCATTTGGATGTATAAAGTATGCTGACCTTTCTCACAATAGGACCAATGACTATGTCTTTTCCTTCGACAAGATGTTGGATGATCGTGGGAACACTGCAGCCTATTTGCTGTATGCCTTCACCAGAATCAG GTCCATAACTCGACTCGCAAACATTGATGATGCAACTTTGCAAAAAGCAGCTGCAGAAGCAACCATCCTGCTGACTCATGAGAAAGAGTGGAAGTTAGGTAAATGTATTCTGCGATTCCCAGAAATCCTTCACAAGATCCTGGATGACCTATATCTGCATACCCTTTGTGACTACCTCTTTGAACTGGCCACAACCTTCACAGAGTTCTATGACAACTGTTATTGTGTAGAGAAGGACAGGCAAACAG GTGAAGTTATCAAAGTGAACATGTGGCGGATGCTGCTGTGTGAAGCTACTGCTGCTGTAATGGCAAAGGGTTTTGCTATTCTGGGACTCAAGCCTGTTCAGAGGATGTAA